A stretch of Nonomuraea africana DNA encodes these proteins:
- a CDS encoding tyrosine-type recombinase/integrase: MNITYDVRFWEVRRNTSSKTPSYEARWKVGHKPKSKTFRTKALAESFLSTLREAARKGEGFDIATGLPVSMLQAEPSGPSFFEFAQSYLLRRWRTSAARTRETDAYALLTLLPALVADVPARPDLEDLRVALRAHALLPEDRRAKLTGDQEAALRWLEKASLPLSALGEAATLRLALDAISVTLAGKAAGANTVRRKRAILHHLLEQAVEHKAFTSNPLDEIKWTPPKAVTVIDPRTVVNPSQARDLLDAVPKVGRKRGARLKALFACIYYAALRPEEAADLREKNCTLPESGWGLIILERARPQGTKRWTDSGETHESRRLKHRADKETREIPIPPVLVAILREYIEAYGVAKDGRLFRTETGGSYSSSAYSYVWQAARKLALTPAQFSSSLAARPYDLRHAAVSLWLNAGVPAPEVAKRAGHSVDVLLRVYAKCIDGQQDHINGKINDALE, translated from the coding sequence ATGAACATCACCTATGACGTGCGCTTCTGGGAGGTTCGCCGGAACACCTCCAGCAAGACGCCGTCCTATGAGGCCCGATGGAAGGTCGGGCACAAGCCGAAGTCCAAGACCTTTCGGACCAAGGCGCTTGCCGAGAGCTTCCTCTCCACGCTCCGCGAGGCCGCCAGGAAGGGGGAAGGCTTCGACATCGCTACCGGCCTCCCGGTATCGATGCTCCAAGCTGAGCCCTCAGGTCCGTCGTTCTTCGAGTTCGCGCAGTCGTACCTCCTCCGGCGCTGGCGCACCTCTGCGGCCCGGACCCGCGAGACTGACGCCTACGCCCTGCTCACGCTGCTGCCCGCCTTGGTGGCCGACGTACCGGCCCGCCCTGATCTGGAAGACCTACGGGTCGCGCTCCGAGCTCACGCCCTGCTACCCGAAGACCGGCGAGCCAAGCTGACAGGGGACCAAGAGGCGGCGTTGCGGTGGCTGGAGAAGGCCTCGCTACCCCTGTCGGCACTGGGAGAGGCGGCCACGTTGCGTCTGGCCCTCGACGCCATCTCGGTCACCCTCGCAGGCAAGGCGGCCGGGGCCAACACCGTACGGCGGAAGCGGGCGATCCTTCATCACCTCCTGGAGCAAGCGGTGGAACACAAGGCGTTCACTAGCAACCCGCTCGATGAGATCAAGTGGACCCCGCCCAAGGCCGTCACCGTGATCGACCCGCGAACGGTCGTCAACCCGAGCCAAGCGCGGGACCTCCTTGACGCCGTGCCCAAGGTCGGGCGCAAGCGCGGCGCTCGACTCAAGGCCTTGTTCGCCTGCATCTACTACGCCGCACTTCGACCCGAGGAGGCGGCGGATCTACGGGAGAAGAACTGCACTCTGCCCGAGTCAGGATGGGGACTGATCATCTTGGAGCGAGCCCGACCCCAGGGCACCAAGCGGTGGACGGACAGCGGCGAAACCCATGAGTCGCGTCGTCTCAAACACCGGGCCGACAAGGAGACGAGAGAGATCCCGATTCCTCCGGTTCTGGTGGCCATTCTCCGCGAGTACATCGAGGCGTACGGCGTGGCCAAGGATGGTCGGCTCTTCCGTACCGAGACTGGCGGCTCCTACTCCAGCTCGGCCTACTCCTACGTGTGGCAGGCCGCCCGCAAGCTGGCCCTCACACCGGCTCAGTTCAGCTCATCGTTGGCTGCCCGCCCGTATGACCTGCGCCACGCGGCGGTCTCGCTCTGGCTGAACGCGGGCGTCCCGGCCCCTGAGGTAGCCAAGCGCGCCGGTCACAGCGTTGATGTCCTGCTCCGCGTCTACGCCAAGTGCATCGACGGCCAGCAAGACCACATCAACGGAAAGATCAACGACGCCCTCGAATAA
- a CDS encoding DUF3970 family protein — protein sequence MRIRLDGTRAEIVDALFRLRLNFTVAGVSRAYPDRARPQHWRVYVSTTPRERR from the coding sequence ATGCGAATTCGCCTCGACGGCACGCGGGCCGAAATCGTCGACGCCCTGTTCCGCCTGCGCCTCAACTTCACCGTGGCCGGCGTTTCCCGTGCCTACCCCGACCGCGCCCGCCCGCAGCACTGGCGGGTCTACGTGAGCACCACACCCCGCGAAAGGAGGTGA
- a CDS encoding replication initiator, with amino-acid sequence MITRLNAPDYHRWAAQVRATGGCRQPIHLRGKVEHWDPATGQLLHRYTTRREPDGLLRLPCKTRRASRCPACAETYRTDTYHLIRAGLIGGKGVPETVTTHPTLFVTLTAPSFGAVHVRREKNGKTLPCHPRRDAKTCPHGKVMSCTEKHHKDDPRLGEPLCPDCYDYTGSVLFNALAPLLWKRFADSLRRHLAKLGGLALRELRHHLTLSFAKVAEYQRRGVVHFHAVIRLDGPGGPAAAPPAWATADALERAVRHAARVVSVLIPAIDDQPARLFKWGAQLDIRPITLDGDLTEQAVAGYIAKYATKAAECVGTLDRRINPLDNLDAFNLRDHAKRLIAECLRLGAIEDLADLRLTQWAHMLGFRGHFSTRSRRYSTTLGALRAAREDHARDHEITTGRLPLFDEDTVLVISEWTYAGKGHSVGDQLLAAALTGTRPPVAGGGAR; translated from the coding sequence ATGATCACCCGACTCAACGCCCCCGACTACCACCGGTGGGCCGCACAAGTCCGCGCAACGGGCGGCTGCCGGCAGCCGATCCACCTCCGCGGCAAGGTCGAACACTGGGACCCGGCCACCGGCCAACTCCTGCACCGCTACACCACCCGCCGAGAGCCTGACGGCCTCCTGCGCCTGCCGTGCAAGACCCGTCGCGCCTCCCGCTGCCCTGCCTGCGCGGAGACCTACCGCACCGACACCTACCACCTCATCCGGGCGGGCCTCATCGGCGGCAAAGGCGTCCCCGAGACCGTCACCACCCATCCCACGCTCTTCGTCACCCTGACCGCCCCCTCCTTCGGCGCGGTCCACGTCCGCAGGGAGAAGAACGGCAAGACCCTGCCCTGCCACCCTCGCCGCGACGCCAAGACCTGCCCGCACGGCAAGGTCATGTCCTGCACGGAGAAGCACCACAAGGACGATCCCCGCCTCGGCGAACCGCTCTGCCCTGACTGCTACGACTACACCGGCTCGGTCCTGTTCAACGCCCTGGCCCCACTGCTGTGGAAGCGCTTCGCCGACTCCCTCCGCCGCCACCTCGCCAAACTCGGCGGCCTGGCCCTGCGCGAGCTTCGCCACCACCTGACGCTCTCCTTCGCCAAGGTCGCCGAATACCAGCGCCGCGGCGTCGTCCACTTCCACGCCGTCATCCGCCTCGACGGCCCCGGCGGGCCTGCGGCAGCGCCTCCCGCCTGGGCCACAGCCGACGCCCTGGAGCGAGCCGTACGGCACGCCGCCCGAGTCGTCAGCGTCCTGATCCCCGCCATCGACGACCAGCCCGCCCGCCTGTTCAAGTGGGGCGCCCAGCTCGACATCCGCCCCATAACCCTGGACGGCGACCTCACCGAACAAGCAGTCGCCGGCTACATCGCCAAGTACGCAACCAAGGCGGCTGAGTGTGTCGGCACCCTCGACCGCCGCATCAACCCGCTCGACAACCTCGACGCCTTCAACCTCCGCGACCACGCCAAACGCCTGATCGCCGAATGCCTACGCCTCGGCGCGATCGAGGACCTGGCCGACCTCCGGCTCACTCAGTGGGCGCACATGCTCGGCTTCCGCGGCCACTTCTCCACCCGATCCCGCCGCTACTCCACCACCCTCGGCGCGCTCCGCGCTGCCCGTGAAGACCATGCCCGCGACCACGAGATCACCACCGGACGCCTCCCGCTCTTCGACGAGGACACCGTCCTCGTGATCAGCGAATGGACCTACGCAGGCAAGGGTCACTCCGTCGGTGATCAGCTCCTCGCCGCTGCTCTCACCGGGACCCGCCCTCCGGTAGCGGGCGGTGGTGCCCGATGA
- a CDS encoding helix-turn-helix transcriptional regulator — MSHRDELLTVAQVLDELGGVSRRTFYRWRELGRAPACVRLPNDELRIWRRDLLTWLDTRKERA; from the coding sequence ATGAGTCACCGTGACGAGCTGCTGACGGTCGCCCAGGTCCTCGACGAGCTCGGCGGAGTCTCCCGCCGCACCTTCTACCGCTGGCGTGAGCTCGGCCGCGCTCCGGCCTGCGTACGCCTCCCCAACGATGAGCTCCGCATCTGGCGGCGTGACCTGCTGACCTGGCTCGACACTCGGAAGGAGCGCGCATGA